In the Pogona vitticeps strain Pit_001003342236 chromosome 2, PviZW2.1, whole genome shotgun sequence genome, GATATAATTCTCAGATCAGGATTCACCATTGTTcaggtaaaataattttttttaaaaaaaatcattttgcattAAGACTATGGTTAAGGAGACCTTGCCCTGCTTTAGAATTTCAAATGCTGGCACAAAcaagtgacattttaaaactctTGTGTCTTTAAAAGGTGCATGTATGTTTATATaagatacattttctttcttgtaTAGTGAATCTtgtatgaaatgagtgcattcTCCATATACTGAGGAATGTTGATCCAGAGAGGAAAGTCTTTTGGATCATGAAATGtaaaatttatgtatttaatttgtaTGGAGATGGGGATGGGTGTTGCTTTATCTTAAAATTAATGTCTTTGAATCATAGTAAGCAAAGGACCATATGATTCCCATAATCTCTCACTGTCTGCCATAATGCTTAGGCTAgttggagttgtagtctaagataTCTGGACAGCATTTGGTCACTGAATGGCTTTGCTGGCcctgcagtttttgtttttttaagtagctCTTTAATATTTGTCAAAACTGACTAAAGGAGTTTCTTTTTACTTACCCTTGTAAAAATCTACTTTTTAAACTGAACAGGAGATGAGACAACTCTTGAAACACATATTTCTTCTCCATGTAGTGAAGCTACTTGTCTCAtaactataaaaataattaaattggcAATGTTATAATACATGCCAGTTACTCCAAAGCTCCAAAAATATAGTATTGAACTTCATAAATAATACACAAACGTAAGTTCAAATTCATTATATGCCATTATCCAAATactataataaaaatattgctgATATTCGGGTATGTTGAGAAATTATTAATGCTTTTGGTGAGACTGCTAGAACACAATTTTGCTTCTATTAACTGTATTGAGTCTGCATTGTTATATCGGTCAAGCAATTCTTGAATTAAATTCTTGAATTGAGCACTAGATGCCAGTATTGCACAGCTTTACTTTTAGAACAACTGGTTTTAGATGAGTAAAATAGTACAGCTATTTGTTCTTTCCAAATGTATTTTTTCCGCAAAAAGCATTCCAGTTACCAGCGGAGTCACCTCTGAATGGCaaaatttttatattataattgaAATTATTTTCAAGCACCAAGCATCAGAATTCCATCCTATATGGAAAGATTTCAAGTGATAGTGAAAAGTTTTAATTTGTATGCATTTGTTTCATATATTTCTGATTCAAACAAGTTGCATTTTTGGAGCTTATGAACAGTTAAAAACTGCAGGCTTATGATTAGTTGATTATGTGAAGTTCCCCAGTGCATGaaaaatgaatgtggaatataacaAAATATGAAAGTCGTCACAGCTATATAGAGATGGTCTGTTGGGACCACATTTCCTCCAGCATAATCTCTCAGGGCTGTATGTAGGCAGTGTCAGGGATCAACACCGATGGTGGGAATGGCCACAACCCAAAGACGAAGGAAtatctcttttctgtttttatcttaTCCCTCACATTCTTTTCTGTCTCCCACCCTGATCTCCCGGCACACAGTTGGCAAAAATCTGCAGAGAATACTGTGGAAATAAGGGGAAAGGTTACCTGGTGGCTGGATTGCCCACTCCTTGGCTAACTAACTAGCTGAGTTGTCATTCCCATTGTGGAATTATTGTTTTGGAGCTCATTGATGTAAGTCTTAAGTGCAGCCTTACCTGTATCTCTTCCTCAACAAACTAAGAGCCGTTTGGAGGTGGGATTGTTTGCTCTTTATTTCAGTGAAGTGAGAAGGGGAAATGGTTAAagcccccttttcttccttgctgCAGCTCCTGTCCAAATCACCAACACCAGAAACTCTTTAATGTTGTCCAGTCATAGATTTCCTGTGCTGTCACATTTCACTTTGCCCTTGGTAATGCACCCAGACTGAAAGGCAGGTCAATTGAGGTTTGGAATTTCTGATATTATCTGGGTGTGCCTAAAGCTAGAGTGCACCATTTGCAATTCAACATACTTCTTTAGGAAGGACCAGGTGGAGACAGGATGGTGGTTAATCAGGAAGTAGATTCTTGACCAGGGGCTGAATGACTGCAAAGTAGTCTTCTTATTACCCTTCAGTAGGCATGGTTGCAATGCAGAGGTAACCTTAGCTCTACTTTAGACGCTGCATGGGAGAACAAATAAACAGTATCAAACTCAGCTTTTAACTTCTACATGTTCTTAGAGTTAGACAAGAAATTTCCAGAGGTCAGCAGGTGTCATTCTGTTACTTGCTAAGCTGTTTTGAAAATAAGGTTAATATTGTAGCACTGGAAAGAGTTTAAACTACAATGCTTTTGTAATGTAGAATGTTAATGTCAGTGGCAGTCTTTTACATTCTCGGAACAATTATtttaggtttttctttccttttctttttgcagaaacGAAAGCTCCATTTAAGCCCAGAGCAGTGTAGCAACTTCTATGTAGAACAATATGGAAAAATGTTTTTTCCTAACTTGACAGCTTATATGAGTTCTGGGCCTTTAATTGCAATGGTTCTTGCTCGGCATAAAGCTATCTCTTACTGGAAGGAACTGCTGGGACCCTCAAGTAGCATAGTCGCTAAAGAAACGTATCCTGACAGGTAACTTTCTCAGGACTTGAAAACTGTATGTAAAAACATTCCAGATGAAGTATGTACATAATGTCAATAGCACAacctttattttacaaaataggTGAGGTGGTAGAATTTGAAGCAGtgaattaaaatcaaataattaacaaGGCTACCTTTTCACATGTTTAGTTTGAAACATGGGCATAATTAATAAATTCAGGAATGGGAAACATTTGGCCTATACACTGTGCAAGACCTGCCAGGGTGTTTCTACAGCCTGCCCTGTGCCAGCTTTTGTCATATAGCACTTACCAATTAGTTGGTTGTTCCTGGAGAGAAGGGTAGTCTAGTCATGGGAGACAAAATTGAGGGTGTAGTCCAACAGACATGTTGTCATTGTaacctaattttttaaatttttttttcattttaacataACAATCTGTTTTGTACACAACAAGCTAAacaaattgtttattattaatgtgCATATTGTTATATCTGTTCTTGTATTTAGCAGAGGCTGGTCTATTAGGACAAGTGGGGCTCCACCCTATGTCAAGCTCAGGTTACCTCCAGCCAGCCTACTTAATGCacaatgaaatttatttttttcttttaaattattttattaaacagaaaagaaagacatGGACAAATATTACTATTTTACAAATCACTGTCATTTATCCACTTATGACATAACCACACCCTCTTCTCCAGTCTATGCTACCTACCTCCCACTCAGGACTAGTTCCATGTTCATCATTCTTATATTTCAAATCACCTCATTTCTCTCCAGTAATACACTGATTCTTCTCCCGGTGTATATCCCTTCTCTTTCCGAAACACATGTACCAAAAAGAAATTCcatatttgtttaaaatcattacattttttcttcctcttctaatcTTTATTTCACAAGTTAGCTTATAATTAATttccatattccacatttctctgtACTACTCCTCCACAATAATTTGATTATAGTATTagacaaaattaaatttaaatgtaatTGCACTTGTATGCCTGCAGATGGCTCACACTCCCTGAAGTTTCATGTAGGTTCACCTGTAAAGAAAGCAGCTTTGCCATGGGTTTGAGGCATTTTCAACTATACCATCCCAGTAGACTTCTGTGTGAAAAAAAGACACGAaactctcctctcccctcctgtTGGGAGTGTGTATCAACTTCCTGCCTCCACATCAACAATGACTTTAATGCCAGAAGGCATTTGTTTGATTTGGTTTTGCTGTTTAAGGCATGTGCATAGACAAGAACTAGCAATTTTTCAAATGCCTTTTCTGCTTGCATTCTGGTTGTAGTATCACTATCAGCAATGGTATCTCCATAGAGAAGCAAAACAAGGGACAATGCAAACCAATAGTTTGGCTTCCTTCCCTGATCCTATATCCTGAAGTGTTGGGGATGTTTGTGTGATTTTGTCCACCCTTAATTTTCATTCAGCACTTATAGAGTAGTGCACATGGGAGCTTGAGACTATGAGGGGAgatcttcttttccctcacacCCTATACCAAGAGGCTGCTTGCTTGGGGAGAACAGCAAGAACTGAAGGAGAGTGTTGCCTTTGTCCATGAACTTGAATGGATCTGGACCATTATGAGCAGGGaaaagtagtttttaaaataatgaatctTGTTCTTATGCCAACTTAAGCCTGTTTACGCAGAAGCATATCCCACCACTGTTTGGTGGAATTTACTCCTAGGTAAGCAAGCATAAGATTGTAGTCCTTccctttaattaattttttttatgtctgctttaaaatcttttctttctGGGGATAATAGAAACCCAGTCCTCCCCCCCACTACAATCTTCTTGCACTAGTTTCTTTCTGAAGTGCAGCTGAAAGTCCTAGTAGGCATGGTaggatttagattaggcatccttcagtttcgagagactgtggtaacgtgctctgaacagaggtcttggaacagctgtggtctccctctggggcgatttccctgcaataattctccatacaggagatcttttggaatcagaccatcagccattctcacgacatgcccaagccaatgtagatgtcactgtttcagtaatatatacatgctaaaaattctagctcattctaggactactctatttggaactttgtcctgccagatgatacaagaaatgcatctgagacaatgcatatggaaaagTCCAGCTGAAAGTGTTACATAAGAATTTGTAAGCAGATCCCTGTTGTATCTGCTTGCCTGTTCACATTTTCTCTTCAGCCACTCTTTATATTGATACATATTTGAGGCATACTCTTTTAATAAGTAGGGGCCATGGTTGGAGCCGGATATAGGAGCCTAAGGCAATAAGGAATAGTGCCAGGGTaggtagtagtaggcatccttcaatctcaagagactggtagcgtgctctgtacggaggtcttgaaacagcatctagtgtggctgagaaggccaatttgagagtgacaatcccttccacactgaagacaaatacaatctgtcccctctccagctccctgattttgctgctttcggggctCCCTCTTTGcgtcggcctgctggacaaggttctctccaaattgggagaggtcacgATGCACcaactgcctccaggctgaacgctcagatgtcaaggtttcccatctgttgaggtcaattcctaaggccttcagatcccgcttgcagagtGCCAGGGTAGGATCTAGGGATAAAGAGCTGCAAGGATGTGTGGCTAGGACTGCAGGCAGAAGTGAAAAAGCAGTGCAGGGGAGGGAATAGAAAGCAGTAAGGGACAGTGAAAGTTGTTCCATTATCACAACCTTACACAAAAAGAACaagagtgtgtgtgagtgcaaagacagcagggagaaaatgagagaatgaatGTAAGTGGATAAGTTAACTGCCTAGCTTTGAAACCAGCCACAGAAACAATCAGCAGCAGGTGAGAGCATATTTAGTTTTGTGGCAGAGAGGTAGAAAAATAATTGGGGGAGGACATCTGACTGGatgcctgctctctctctctctctctctctctctctctctgtgtgtgtgtgtgtgtgtgtgtgtgtgtgagagagagagagagagagagagagagaatatgcctgcattttattttaatgaatacCTATGCTTATTCCTGGCTTTGCTTCTGTGCCTTCCGTTTCACCAAACATCATGGgcgccaggcaccactgtatgtgcactTGGTACCTAGAGAGGCAACTTTTTGAATTTGATGGGATTTAATTATGATTAGACATGAAATTGCACTATAAGCATGCTAATATATCTCTGTTGCTTTTAGTTTAAGAGCAATCTATGGGACAGATGATCTGAGGAACGGACTGCATGCCAGTGCCAGTTTTTCCTCAGCCGAAAGAGAAATCCGTTTCATGTTTCCTGAAGGTACATGACCGCCATCAAGAAATTACATCAGTAAAAGTAAAACATGTTGTTCTTTCATCACCCACCCACTTCAGATTTAACTTGCACTTCATTTTTATGGTTTGCCTTTACTCCATATTTTACCACACTCTGATCCCATGTGAACTGATGGCTGAAAATCATTTTGAAGAACCAGTTGGATTTTGACAGGGACCTCTTCTGCTAGATAATATTAATACCAGATACTGGAAGATGCTTACTGATTCTCAGGGTGAATTCCTGTGATCACATACCTGGGATCAAGTACCATTGAGCTCAATCAGGTTTTGTATCTGAATggatacataataataataataataataataataataataataataataataataataataataataataataataataataataataataataataataataataataataataataataataataaaatttattgtcattgtaagtatatacacagtataccatacaacgaaattcacagacacccagagaccagacacatgcacacacataacattccccaaacactccccacccactagaagtcccccactaaaaatacaaacatctacactgcaggccaagtaacacagtccaactaattattcactactggtggtctttaagctcattattaattgcaattatagctctaggataaaaactatttagaaaacgtgtggtccgagtcttaattgttctgtatcttctgccagacggtaacagttcaaaaaagttataagcaggatgggaagagtctctcaggatgctgtgtgacttcctcagacagcgggatgtgaagatgtcatccagggttggtagctgggtTATACTGTTGGTGAGGGTGTTAGCCTGTACAGCTAGGTATAATTAAGGAGCCATTTAATTCCAGAAGCAAAACACTTGTTAGTTTAGACCCTGGCTAGACAATTAATTATTGATCTTTTGTATTTTAAGAAAtgtaatacatttatttatgtaaacaTTATCCTCAAAAGAAACTTAAAGCAGCAACTTAAAGTGCAAGAATcactaaggctgcagtcctattaTGCCCTTACTTGAGAGTAActtccattgaactcagtgggatttacttaaGAATATGCATTTATCAAATTGTGTTGGAAGACTTCGATTCTGTATACAGTTATTAGGAAATAAATTCCAGTTAACATTATGggacttgtttaaaaaaaaaagcatagcaTTGTGCTGGATCTATAGCATCATAAAACCAGACATGGGTTCCTATGCTGAGTTCTTATGTTGAAAGTAGCATGGGATAGTCATATTGATTTGCAGATTGAAACATTATGCAGTCACCAAGATGAAAAATTATGTTTGTGGACTTGTATGTTTTCTAGAAGGAATCAGAGAATTCTAGCCAGTACTTTAATTCGGGAGTATCTGTGCAGTTTCTGGCTTGTGTAGGAGCTCAAATTTGGTAGTGTTTgcattgttttatctgttgttgttatataGTAAATCAAGCTGTTTTATTTCCTAAACAGCAATATGGAGCATTGCAGGGTTGGTAGCATTCCATTTCCTgatatttcagggccaaaatttgAGGCTGGAGGGTGGTTGTTATGCTGTGATGCAAAGGCTTCTTGTGATGTCAAAGAAATGGGTCATGAGAAGGTTGGGAAGGAAGCAAGgacaatacataaataaaaaccttCACTGAGCTCTGCCAGCAGCTGGGAATAGTTGGGAAAAGGGGGCTTTAAAGACACCTCaagaaaaaaggtaaaaaaattatCCTCCACTAGTGCTCCTTATTTGTTCCCCAAAGACATGGAAAAGACATGGCAGGTGTCCGTGGAGGGGGGCCTGCGGGGGGGGCTGCAGACATTCATgcagggggtgggcgggcagccACCCACGCATGCATACGTGCACCTATGTTCCTTCATCCCTCAAAAATTTGGAAAAAGTACAATGTGGCCTTCacactcaaaagtttggagactcctgttctagggtattagttcttccacccaattttgtgtcatcttgcAAATTTGTTAAGCATGCCTTGTACCCCCTCATTCAAGCCATTAATAAAAACGCTGAAGAGCACctgacccaggactgagccttgtggccaACTCTCTAGCTATTCTCCTGGAGATAGTAATGGTTTTTTCTTATATGAGTCTCTTTGATAAGGGTCTCCATGTGATAATATCAGATCAAATTTCCTTTGTTTCAGTAGTACGTTGAAGAAATCAGCCCCTATGGCTTCTTCTAGCCATAAagcatttctgtctgtctgtctgtctgtctgtctgtctgtctgtctgtctgtctgtctgtctgtctgtctgtctatttatttatttatttatttatttatttatttatttatttatttatttatttatttatttatttatttattaaatttataccccacccctctagaccatgtctactcggggcagcttacaacataaaatatatcaatataaaatatatataatcataaaaaatacatttactatatttgttaaaacaattaatttaagaaaggattaccaagatggggtaggataaggaaagaagaaataaaaaaaagacttagctgactggagggaaggcctgcctaaatagccaagtttttaactgtcttttaaaaacacccagcgagggtgccagccgaatttctgttggaagggtgttccacagccgaggggccaccgtcgagaaggcctgtttttttccttctgagcctctctcggcgtcagacccctcagccatccctgctggctatgatggatgatccgggtagatctgggtgggagaagacaatctgccaaatattgaggtcccaaaccgtttagggctttataagtgatcattagcactttgaagtcgacgcggaaacggatgggcaaccagtgcaaagcagccagagtgggggagatgtgttggtgttttctcaccccactaagtagcctggctgccgcattctggaccatctgaaatttccgcatcagcctcaaaggcagccccatgtatagtgcgttacaatggtctaatctcgagattacgagcacatgtactagagtagtgagggcccctgatcaagatatggacgcagctgggcaatccggcatagatgaaaataggcggagcggaccacggactgcacctgtgtttccatggtaagcgccgggtccagatgtacccccaagctgcgaacctcattctttgtggcaagggtctttcccccgaaagaaagggagttacctataccactgatggaaggaccacccaccctcaagacctccgtcttgtccgggttctaGAAGATAATCTATTTAAAGTATACTGTATTAATATTCCTTGAGATCTAGAACCTGTAGTGTAATAACCCCGTTCCAGCCTACTATGTTGCAGGCTGCAGAGAGAAGGTGGTGGGTAGGGAATGTTGTTGCAAAAGATATTTATCCAGAAACAAAGTTAATTGTGCATTAAATACAAAATCTGTAGGGCAGGGCAATTCaactttatgaaaaaaaaataaagttgcaAATCTTTGCACAGTTGCTGGAGGCATGCTTTTtcagtaaacatattttaagtcaccaaagaaagcaagagagagagagagataataagAGCTCCTGATGTTTTATTCATTCCTGGGGATGTCACAGATACTATTCTGTAGGTGACCATAACAATTTGCTGGTCAAATTGTGGGAATCCtgtaaagtatttaaaaaataaaagcaaaaagaggCATACCTGCATAACAAAAGTTCTTGGGTTGTAGTTAGATTATAGTGTTTACCTTAACATACAGAGCTATGCATATATTTTCCCTATCCATTCACACaatataaaacattaaataaaaatgcattcatttgTGAAACCTTAACTCCAGTCTGAGCCCTATTTGAAAGCATAAGTTGGCTTGCAAAATCAGGAAGATCTACTTAAATAAACATGGTTTGTTCCAGTGCATAGAGTAAGAGGGCATTATGTGTGCTTGCAGTCTGAATCCCAGTTTGTTTGAAAGAACGAAAACACCATAAAAATTCAATGCTGAAGGTCACTCAAAGCAAGACACTTCACTTATTCTCAACAGTGTGTTATATTCTGAGGGGGAAATAAGAATAGTTTCAGCTTTCAGTTCTTAAGAGAAATAAGTGTAGTACAGGTTCAACATTTGAACATAATGAGTTTCAAGTGATACTTTTTAACTAACAAATATGCACTCTTTTTTTCCCAGTGGTCATTGAACCAATCCCAGTTGGGCAAGCTGCTAGGGATTACCTAAACCTTTACGTCATTCCTACACTGCTGAAGGGACTTACAGCTCTGT is a window encoding:
- the NME5 gene encoding nucleoside diphosphate kinase homolog 5 isoform X1, with the translated sequence MQMLMPEPQIYVERTLAIIKPDIINKEVEIEDIILRSGFTIVQKRKLHLSPEQCSNFYVEQYGKMFFPNLTAYMSSGPLIAMVLARHKAISYWKELLGPSSSIVAKETYPDSLRAIYGTDDLRNGLHASASFSSAEREIRFMFPEVVIEPIPVGQAARDYLNLYVIPTLLKGLTALCKKKPADPFTWLADWLIEHNPNTPKLQHNVIVEEP
- the NME5 gene encoding nucleoside diphosphate kinase homolog 5 isoform X2, which translates into the protein MFLELDKKFPEKRKLHLSPEQCSNFYVEQYGKMFFPNLTAYMSSGPLIAMVLARHKAISYWKELLGPSSSIVAKETYPDSLRAIYGTDDLRNGLHASASFSSAEREIRFMFPEVVIEPIPVGQAARDYLNLYVIPTLLKGLTALCKKKPADPFTWLADWLIEHNPNTPKLQHNVIVEEP